A region of Chelonia mydas isolate rCheMyd1 chromosome 7, rCheMyd1.pri.v2, whole genome shotgun sequence DNA encodes the following proteins:
- the LOC102945672 gene encoding M-phase inducer phosphatase 1 produces the protein MASPEGASPPPGNRGTRPPAGLTFSPELGPSPLGGLCRNMGHLSCVESITPRRRLRLSPDALTPSPAGSQAPAPAGTPTPTGGAPEPSLSPQACSISISEGSCSQTPRHCSLPRSSKRLREASEGPGEGSASPQGKGEKLQWKNLGTLFPSPEGPAPGRKQPHGGETRRGSSGLSPAPAPGTDGEILTGDFSRPCSLPVEDGLHRDLRYVSPATVASLLRGQLAGVVEEYVVVDCRYPYEYAGGHIKGALNLYREEQLARWFLPDPLGTTPSPRSSTLIFHCEFSSERGPRLCRSLRRMDRDANRYPELWYPELYVLHGGYKEFYQHFQDLCEPQGYIHMRHKDFRAELRNYQRRKQPWSLRRIRKELFKPLSPGTPLQ, from the exons ATGGCCAGCCCCGAGGGCGCCAGCCCCCCCCCAGGGAACCGGGGCACCCGCCCGCCGGCGGGGCTCACCTTCTCCCCCGAGCTGGGGCCGTCACCGCTTGGCGGCTTGTGCAGGAACATGGGGCATCTCAGCTGCGTGGAGAG CATCACCCCGAGGAGAAGGCTGAGGCTGTCCCCAGATGCCCTGACTCCAAGCCCTGCTGGCTCCCAGGCGCCGGCTCCCGCAGGGACGCCCACACCCACAG GTGGTGCACCGGAGCCCTCGCTCAGCCCCCAGGCCTGCAGCATCAGCATCAGCGAGGGCAG CTGCAGTCAGACGCCCCGGCATTGCAGCCTGCCCCGCTCC AGCAAGCGGCTGCGAGAAGCCAGCGAGGGGCCAGGGGAAGGAAGTGCCAGTCCTCAGGGCAAGGGCGAG AAGCTGCAGTGGAAGAACCTGGGGACGCTGTTCCCCAGCCCGGAGGGCCCAGCCCCAGGAAGGAAGCAGCCCCACGGGGGCGAGACgaggagg ggcagctctggcctctctcctgctccagcccctgggacGGACGGCGAGATCCTGACTGGAGATTTTTCCAGG ccctgctctctgccagTGGAGGATGGCCTGCACCGGGATCTGCGTTACGTCAGCCCCGCCACA gtggCTTCCCTGCTGCGCGGCCAGTTggctggggtggtggaggagtacGTGGTGGTGGACTGTCGCTATCCCTACGAATACGCTGGGGGACACATCAAG GGCGCCCTGAATCTGTACCGAGAAGAGCAGCTGGCGAGGTGGTTCCTGCCGGATCCCTTGGGCACCACCCCGAGCCCCCGCAGCAGCACCCTGATCTTCCACTGCGAGTTCTCCTCTGAGAGAGGCCCCCGCTT GTGCCGCAGCCTGAGGAGAATGGACCGAGACGCCAACCGGTACCCAGAGCTCTGGTACCCAGAGCTGTACGTGCTGCATGGCGGCTACAAGGAGTTTTACCAGCACTTCCAG GATCTCTGCGAGCCCCAGGGCTACATCCACATGCGGCACAAGGACTTCCGAGCCGAGCTTAGGAACTACCAGCGGAGGAAACAGCCTTGGAGCCTGCGCAGGATCCGCAAAGAGCTTTTCAAGCCCCTGTCCCCAGGGACTCCCTTGCAATAG
- the PGAM1 gene encoding phosphoglycerate mutase 1 — MRARLGGGLAGGAEPGAVRPERGSPKMAAYRLVLLRHGESAWNLENRFSGWYDADLSAAGSQEAQRGGEALRDAGYEFDICFTSVQKRAIRTLWIVLDAIDQMWLPVVRTWRLNERHYGGLTGLNKAETAAKHGEAQVKIWRRSFDVPPPPMEPDHPFYSTISKDRRYADLTEDQLPTCESLKDTIARALPFWNEEIVPQIKEGKRVLVAAHGNSLRGIVKHLDGMSEEAIMELNLPTGIPIVYELDKNLKPIKPMQFLGDEETVRKAMEAVAAQGKAKK, encoded by the exons ATGCGTGCCAGGCTCGGGGGCGGGCTCGCGGGCGGGGCGGAGCCTGGCGCAGTGCGGCCCGAGCGCGGCAGTCCCAAGATGGCGGCCTACCGGCTCGTGCTGCTGCGGCACGGCGAGAGCGCCTGGAACCTGGAGAACCGCTTCAGCGGCTGGTACGACGCCGACCTCAGCGCGGCCGGCAGCCAGGAGGCGCAGCGCGGCGGGGAGGCGCTGAGAG ATGCTGGCTACGAGTTCGACATCTGTTTCACCTCTGTCCAGAAGCGGGCAATCCGCACTCTCTGGATAGTGCTGGATGCCATCGACCAGATGTGGCTGCCTGTGGTGAGGACCTGGCGCCTCAATGAAAGGCACTACGGTGGCCTGACGGGTCTCAACAAGGCTGAGACAGCTGCTAAGCATGGGGAGGCCCAGGTGAAGATCTGGAGGCGTTCCTTTGATGTCCCACCACCTCCCATGGAACCAGACCACCCTTTCTACAGCACCATCAGCAAG GACCGTCGTTATGCCGACCTGACCGAGGACCAACTGCCGACCTGCGAGAGCCTGAAGGACACCATTGCCCGGGCCCTGCCCTTCTGGAATGAAGAGATTGTCCCCCAGATCAAGGAGGGCAAGCGAGTTCTCGTTGCTGCCCATGGCAATAGCCTGCGAGGGATTGTTAAGCACCTGGATG GCATGTCTGAAGAGGCCATCATGGAGCTCAACCTGCCCACTGGCATCCCCATCGTCTACGAGCTGGACAAGAACCTGAAGCCCATCAAGCCCATGCAGTTCCTGGGGGATGAGGAGACGGTCCGCAAGGCCATGGAGGCTGTGGCGGCTCAGGGCAAAGCCAAGAAGTGA